ATGTAAACTGCTGAAATGTTATCACAATAAATCACTGTAGCCTGACTGACAGGGCGATGTAACTCAACAAGTAGCTGGCGCAACCATACTGTTTCAGCAACTGCATGAGCAACTGCACGGTACTCAGCTTCTGCTGACGAGCGTGAAACCGTGAGCTGACGTTTTGAAGACCAAGAAATTAAATTGTTACCAAGAAAAACACAGTATCCTGAAGTAGATCGACGAGTTTCTGGACAACCAGCCCAGTCTGCATCGGAATATGCTGTCAATGTGGTGGGTGATGAGTGGTTGATATGCAAACTATGATCTAATGTACCTTTAAGATATCTAAGAATGCGTTTGACATGGTTAAAATGTGGAACACGGGGATCATGCATGTAAAGACAGGCTTGCTGGACAGCATAGGATATATCTGGGCGAGTAATGGTGAGATATTGGAGGGCTCCAGTGAGGCTACGGTAAAGAGTGGGGTCATGGAAGATTTCACCTTCGGAGGAGAATTTGGAGGAGGTATCTACAGGTGTGCGTGAAGGTTGACAATCTAGCATACCAGCACGAGTTAGAAGA
This region of Lolium perenne isolate Kyuss_39 chromosome 2, Kyuss_2.0, whole genome shotgun sequence genomic DNA includes:
- the LOC127328604 gene encoding uncharacterized mitochondrial protein AtMg00810-like; protein product: MQRREATSNVHALEGIAVTRDSSDLFLSQRQYSIDLLTRAGMLDCQPSRTPVDTSSKFSSEGEIFHDPTLYRSLTGALQYLTITRPDISYAVQQACLYMHDPRVPHFNHVKRILRYLKGTLDHSLHINHSSPTTLTAYSDADWAGCPETRRSTSGYCVFLGNNLISWSSKRQLTVSRSSAEAEYRAVAHAVAETVWLRQLLVELHRPVSQATVIYCDNISAVYMSGNPVQHRRTKHIEIDIHFVRDKVALGEVCVLHVPTTAQFADIFTKGLATTPFTKIRFSLNVVEPTIETAGGC